GAGGGTTTTGCCGATGCTGGTGCTCGCGGCGGCCGTGCTGCTTGCGGCCAGCGCCCGGGCCGACGTCTATAAGTATGTCGATGCCAAGGGTAATACCTATTTTACCGACGCCCCGCTCACCGGCCCCAAGTACCGGCTCGCGTGGAAGCGGGAGTCGGAGCGGCTGGTGAGCGAAAATCGCCAGCGCCTCGCCAAGCTCGGTCGAAACCTCGGCCGGGTCGCGGGTCTCACGTCGGGGCCGGTCGCGGCGGCCGCCCCGGCGGCGCTCGCGCCGACTCAGGGGGCCGCGCGGGACCAGCCCGTCGCGACCCGCCGCGCCCGCTTCGAGCGGGTGATCAACGCCTATGCGCGGGTCTACGGGTTGAGTCCGGAGCTGTTGCACGCGGTGATCCGCACCGAGTCCGCCTACAACCACGAGGCGGTGTCGCGGGCGGGCGCCGAGGGGCTGATGCAGTTGATGCCCGGCACCGCCGCGCGCTACGGGGTCAAAGATTCCTTCAACCCGGTGGAGAACGTACGCGGCGGGGCAGCCTATCTGCGCGACCTGCTCGACCTGTTCGGTCAGGACCTGCGCCTGGCGCTGGCCGGGTACAACGCGGGGGAGAACGCCGTGATCCGCAACGGCCGCCAGATCCCGCCCTACGCCGAGACCCAGAACTATGTGCGGCAGGTGCTCCAGCATCTGTGGTCGGCGCGCGCCGGCGGGTAGGATTTTTGTCCGCAAATGAACGCAAATAGGAGAAATAGTCCCCGTCCTGGCGGCAACCATCCTCAAACCTTGTAAAGAGCGGATGAACTGCAGCGGCTCGGAGTAAGGATCGCTCAGTTGACGAGGAGTCTGCGCCAACCCTCGGGATGGCGCTGATTCGGTCGTGAAGCCTTTGTCTTATTTGCGTTTATTTGCGTTCATTTGCGGACAATACCACTTTCTTCCAGCGACTATAACAGGGTGCGAGTGTCAGGGACCGCGGGCGGTCTCGATGGCCTCCAGGATGCCGTCCCAGAAGCGTAACCGCGCGCACACCGCCTCCTCGGCGGCGGCCTCCGCCTCCTCCAGACGCAGGGCGTCGTTGCCGCACAGTTGGGTCAGCAGTTGCATCGACAGGGGGGCATGGAAGTCCTCGTCCAAGTGGACGTGGCAGTTCACGTAATAGTGGAAGCCCGGGGCCTGGGTCGGGCCGAGCGGCAGGTGCGCCAGCAAGCCGCGGAACATACCGGGGAGCAGGTGCTCGCGGCCCATCACCAGGGCGGCGGCCACCTCGTGCGGCTTGTCCTCGTGGATGAAGCAGAAAGTGGTTTCGGCGAAGTAGCGCGCCGGCTGGGGCACCAGTTCGGAGTAGAGCGCCTTGTCGAGTCCGCGCTCGGCGACCAGTGCGAGAAAGCGTTTG
The DNA window shown above is from Candidatus Thiodictyon syntrophicum and carries:
- a CDS encoding DUF3050 domain-containing protein, translating into MAVLNLDHLRPLQEQINNHPLYSAIRELRDLRVFMAHHVYSVWDFMSLIKYMQRHLAPTQVPWMPHGDPALRYFINRLVLEQESDSAPTRDGALRYGSQFELYCQAMNEIGADGERPKRFLALVAERGLDKALYSELVPQPARYFAETTFCFIHEDKPHEVAAALVMGREHLLPGMFRGLLAHLPLGPTQAPGFHYYVNCHVHLDEDFHAPLSMQLLTQLCGNDALRLEEAEAAAEEAVCARLRFWDGILEAIETARGP
- a CDS encoding lytic transglycosylase domain-containing protein — protein: MPRVLPMLVLAAAVLLAASARADVYKYVDAKGNTYFTDAPLTGPKYRLAWKRESERLVSENRQRLAKLGRNLGRVAGLTSGPVAAAAPAALAPTQGAARDQPVATRRARFERVINAYARVYGLSPELLHAVIRTESAYNHEAVSRAGAEGLMQLMPGTAARYGVKDSFNPVENVRGGAAYLRDLLDLFGQDLRLALAGYNAGENAVIRNGRQIPPYAETQNYVRQVLQHLWSARAGG